Proteins from a genomic interval of Panthera uncia isolate 11264 chromosome C1 unlocalized genomic scaffold, Puncia_PCG_1.0 HiC_scaffold_4, whole genome shotgun sequence:
- the RNF186 gene encoding E3 ubiquitin-protein ligase RNF186: MACAEPQRVSTGATATEATGPARAYLGSTEGDLECLVCREPYSCARPPKLLACQHPFCAVCLKLLLCIQNDAWSVTCPLCRQATAVPGGLICSLRDQEAVVGRLVRPEVRLCPQGLADSATSTARHPGRVAEEGQDEASVNRVAARRLAAHLLLLALLVALILPFYPGILRWVLAVIITLALLMPSLFCCHWSSRGSCWPPHGALFCREQKHSEIASIA; the protein is encoded by the coding sequence ATGGCCTGCGCCGAGCCCCAGCGCGTCTCCACAGGAGCCACCGCCACAGAGGCCACAGGCCCTGCTAGGGCTTATCTTGGCTCCACGGAGGGCGACCTCGAGTGTCTGGTGTGCCGGGAGCCCTACAGCTGTGCCCGGCCACCCAAGCTGCTGGCCTGCCAGCACCCCTTCTGTGCCGTCTGCCTGAAGCTCCTGTTGTGTATCCAGAACGACGCCTGGTCCGTCACCTGCCCACTGTGCCGCCAGGCCACCGCCGTCCCTGGGGGCCTCATCTGCAGCCTGCGTGACCAGGAGGCCGTGGTGGGGCGGCTGGTCCGGCCGGAGGTGCGGCTCTGTCCTCAGGGACTGGCGGATTCCGCCACCTCGACGGCCAGGCACCCCGGCCGggtggcagaggaagggcaggacGAGGCCAGTGTTAACCGCGTGGCGGCCCGGCGCCTGGCGGCACACCTGCTCCTACTGGCCTTGCTCGTCGCCCTCATCCTGCCCTTCTACCCGGGCATCCTCCGGTGGGTGCTCGCCGTCATTATCACCTTGGCCCTGCTGATGCCCTCCCTCTTCTGCTGTCACTGGAGCAGCCGGGGCAGCTGCTGGCCTCCCCACGGGGCGCTTTTCTGCAGAGAACAGAAACACAGCGAGATAGCTTCCATCGCCTGA